Part of the Rhizobium sp. WYJ-E13 genome is shown below.
CGATCTCCGAGGTGATGTCGATATCGGCGACACCGTCGCCATAGGTCAAGCAGAAGGGCTCGTCGGGGTTCAGATGCTCGCGGACGCGCCGGATACGGCCGCCCGTCATCGAGTTCATGCCGGTATCGACGATAGTCACCTTCCAGCTGGGCTTCGAACCCTTGTGATATTCGATCGCGTTGGTGGCGAGGTCGACGGTGATGTCGCTGTGATGCAGGAACAGGTTTACGAAATATTCCTTGAGCATGTAGCCCTTATAGCCGGCGCAGATGATGAAATCATTCAAGCCGTGATGGGCGTAGATGTTCATGATATGCCAGAGGATCGGCTTTTCTCCGATCTCGACCAGAGGCTTAGGCCGCACGCTGGTCTCTTCGGCGAGGCGCGAACCCAGACCACCTGCCAGAATTACGACTTTCATCCCAAGCGAACTCCAAAGTGTCTGATAACATCCATTGCCGCCGGCATGCGCCTGGCGAATATGTCCGGTATGCGGGCAACGATCTCCACGGAGCGGAACGGCAGTAACTTCATCGTGATGCCGGTATCCGATTTCGTTCTTGTGCGAGGCTTGCCTTAGCCAAGGCGAAAATAACCATCAGCCGGGTGGTATCTGCCCGCCCGCTGAGTGGTTTGCCCGATAGTCTCTTGGAATTATTTGCTATTTTGCAACGCCCTGCATCGGCGCTGCATGCCTATGATTTTTGAGGGGTAAGAAAAGCGCTCTGCAGGGAATGAGGCGATCAGAGAATCCGGTCGATCTTATGCTGGATATGCAGGTTGGGCATCAAACCAGCCGTATGGGCGGCGCGATAGGCGTTGCGCGCAGCATCGAACGTCACGCCCCACATGATGGCGCTCAGAAGAAAAGCGATGATGTAGACCTGGATCCGCATAGCGCCATGGAAATGGAGCATGGTGGCATTAGTGTGGCGATGCTGAAGGGAGCCCGCACAGGGGCGAATTCTCGACAGAAGATATTGTGAAACAAGCTCTTTCGAGAAAGGAAATGGTGCCCAGAAGAGGACTCGAACCTCCACGCCTCGCGGCACAGGTACCTGAAACCTGCGCGTCTACCAATTCCGCCATCTGGGCGACGGAGAGCCATGTACGGGGGTGGCTCTTTGCTGTCAACAGGTTTTTGAAGTTTTCCTGACAGTCTGTGAAAAAGCTTCATGAAGCTGTGATCGCAACCCGCGGGTCAGTGGATGGCGTGGCCCGTTTCTCCACCCTATATAACGGGATATTGGAAAGGAACGCACCATGTTCGACCTTCGCCCCGCTCTTCTTGCCGGTTTGCTTGCCGCAGTGCCGCTGGCTGGGGCCAACGCCGCCTCGCCATCGCTGGGGCCCGTCAATACGCAGTCGACGATCTGCGATTATCGCGGCTGCTTCGGCTTTGGTCCGCAGCAATGGCATCGTCCGGCCTATGTGCAGCCGAACTATCGGCCGCCGAATGCCGCCGGCCCGAAATATTACCAGCCGCCCGGCCAGTTGCCGCCACGGCTGACCTACGACCCGCCGCCGGTGCAGCGGATACAGCCTTCGGCTGACAATCAGACTCGCCATCAGCAATGGTGCCGGAACGAATACCGCTCCTACAATCCGCGAACGGATCGTTTCCTGACCTATCAAGGCATCTACAAGACCTGCAACTCGCCTTATAACTGAGCGTCAGCTTTCCAGCGAAGCGCGATCGGTATGCCCGAGATCGCGATCGGGCTCGATGATGTCGCGCACCCGCTGCTTGAGTTCCTTGGGCCCCGGAAAACCGCCGTCGCGCTTGCGCTCCCAGATCAGATCGCCATTGACGCGGATTTCGAAATTGCCGCCGGTGCCGGGAATGAGGGCCACCTCGCCAAGACTATCGGTAAACGTCTGCAGCAGTTCCTGCGCCATCCAGGCGGCACGCAGCAGCCAGTTGCACTGAGTGCAGTATAGGATCGTCACGCGGGCTTTTTCGGTCATGGGAGGCTCCTTTTATCCTAGGGGATCTAGAGGCTCGCAAGCGGCGCTGCAATGCGCCTGGCGCCGAATCGTCAGACCGAAAGTTCGGATTCAGTCTTTTTTGATAATTTTCCGTTAGCTATTCCGGATTGGTGTCTTCCCGAATGGCTGAAGCACCCTGGTTCTTGTTTTGCTTACGGGTGCTCATGCGTTCCACGGCTGTCCCAGCGATCCTCGTTGCCTGCCTCGCTCTGGCGGGTTGCTCGTCGGCTTCCGGTCCGGAGAGTCTTGCCGCCGGCGTCACACCGAAGCCTTCCAAGGAAATCACGGCTTCCGTCACCCCGCCGCCGGCACCTGTGCCGCAGGCCACAGTCGCCGCGATCGATGCGGACGATGCCACTCCGCAGACAAGCCTTGCCTGGGAAGCCCCCGTGCCGGAATCCAGGGCCTTCTCGGCAGTGACGCCTTCAGCCACATCGCAACCCGGTATGCCGGTTCCGAGCGACCGCCCCGTCGAATTCGCCATGGCGGCGGCACCCGCCATCGAACCGCCGACGCGTGGCCGTTCGCGCGTCTACGGCTATGGTTTCCGCGATGCCAAGCCGATCAATTTTGGCAGGACCTCGCCGCGCAAGCTGGCCGTCCACGGCGTCGACGTCTCCCGCTGGCAGGGTGAGATAGATTGGGAAACGCTCAGAACCCGCGGCGCGAACTTCGCCTTCATCAAGGCGACCGATGGCGGCGACCATTTGGACCCGATGTTCAAGACCAACTGGCGGCGCGCCAAGGAAGCCGGCATCAAGCGCGGCGCCTATCACTTCTTCTACTGGTGTCGTACAGCCGGCGAGCAGGCCGACTGGTTCATCCGCAACGTCCCGCGTGATCCGGATGCACTGCCGCCGGTCATCGATGTCGAATGGAACGGCGAATCGAGCTGCAAGGTGAAGCTTTCGCGCGCCCGCGTGCTGGAAAAGATGCAGGTCTTCATGGAGAAGATCGAGCGGCACTATGGCAAGCGCCCGATCATCTACACGGCCCCGGATTTCTACGCTGACAATCTCGAAGGCGCCTTCCAGAACTATCATTTCTGGCTGCGCGCGGTCGCCGAGCATCCTTCGAAGGTCTATCCGAACCGCAAGTGGCTCTTCTGGCAATATTCCGGCTCCGGCCTCTCGCACGGCGTCGAAGGCCGCATCGACCTCAATGTCTTCCGCGGCAGCGAGGAAGAATGGCACCGCTGGGTAGCCGGCCTCTAAGAATTTCACCCCGTACAAAGATGCCGCAGAACTGACGATGGCAGCCCTGCGGCATTCGGCTCCGACCGCAAGGATCAGAGTCGCGCTTCCAGCACGAGGTTGAACGGCGTTGCCATCGCCCGGCGGAACCGCGTGAAACCGGCCTTCCGGAAGATTTCGGCCAACCTTTTCTCGCCGGCCTGTGCGCCAAGCACGATATGGCCGCCGTCAGAAATCGCATGAGCGCAGCAGATCGTCGTCGAGGCAGCATAATACATGCGCGCGACCGGCGAGATACTGTCGTCCACGCCATCCTTCGCATAGGGCTCGACCAGCATCACTGTACCGTTGCGGGCGATGGTTCTGGCCGCGTGTTTCGCGACGGCGAGCGGATCGCCCATGTCGCGCAGGCAATCGAAGAAGCAGATGAGATCGTAATCCGAGCCGGAATAGGCGTCCGCCCGCGCCGTCTCGAATGTGACCCTCTCTGTTCCGCCCGCCGTAGCAACAACCTGCCGGGCCTCATCGAGCGATTCCTGATGAGAATCGAAACCACGGAAGCGCGATGACGGAAAGGCCTCGGCCATCAATGCCGTTGAATGACCGTGGCCGCAGCCGACATCGGCGACCAGAGCGCCAGCCTTCAGTTTCTCGATGACGCCATCGAGAGCCGGCAGCCATTCGGCGACAAGGCTTGCCTTGTAGGCATTGCGGTAGAGCGATGCCACGCCGCAATAGAGCCTGCCGTCATGATCGCCCCAGGGAATGCCGGCGCCCGTGCGGAAGGCATCCAGCGCCTTGTCCTCATCAGCCCACATTGAAGCCGGAATTGCCCAGGCCGCAGCCATGAAGACCGGGCTGTCGTCCTGCGCCAGCACCAGCGCATGCTCTGCCGGCAGTTCATAGCTGTGGCTTGCCGCATCATAGATCACATAGCCCCCTGCCACCTGCGAACCCAGCCATTCGCGGATATACCGTTCCGCACAGCCGGTGATGGCCGCAAGTTGGTGCGAACTGATCCGCCCGGCCTTCGCCATCGCTTTATAGAGGCCGAGCCGGTGGCCGATGCTCACCATCACGCCGCCATAGCCGGCCGAGAGGTCGCCGATTGCCCGCGAGACGATGAGATCGAGTTTGGCCGCATCTATAGTGTTGTTTTTTATCTGGTCCATTTCCTTCTCCTGTCGAAACATTCAGAATGGAAATGGAATGACAGCGGCGGGGGCCTTGTGGCAGAGCGGCATGAGCCAGAAGCGGGCCATTTGCGCCAATCGTTGCGCCGGTGTAGGCAAAAGAGACGAATAGCGCGGCTGTTCCTTCCGGAGGGATGAGATGCAATCCGGTGCCGACCGCGTCGCTTCCAGGTCGCTTCATGTCAGCCTCGTGGCCATTCCCGAGGCTGTCGTATCGACGCTGAGCGGCATTTTCGATGTGATGAATGCCTTTGCGGTCTTGCCGGCAGCGAGCGATGTCCTTGCCGGTCGGGCGCCCTTCAAAGTGGAAATCGTCGGCACATCCGCGGAGCCGCTGGAACTTGCAAGCCGCCTCCCGATTACCGTCCAGCGCAGCATCTCATCTCTCGACCATACGGATATCATCATCGTCCCCTCCGTTTTGCTGCCATCGGGCGGATGGGAGAAGGGACGTTATCCGGAACTTGTCGAATGGGTGCGTGCCATGCATGCCCGCGGCGCGCAGATCTGCTCGGCCTGTTCGGGCCTCTTTCTGCTGGCCGAGACCGGGTTATTTGATGGCATGGATGCGACAGTGCATTTTGGCTATGCCGAGTCCTTCCGGACCAGCTTTCCGCAGGTGCCCGTCCATCCGGAGCGTGTGCTCGTGGTCTGCGGTAGGCGGGAAGAGTTGATCAGTTCCGGTGCCTCCATGACCTGGCATGATCTGGTCCTGTACCTGATCGCCCGCCATGCGGGTGCTTCGGCCGCGCAGGCGATTGCCCGTTTCTTCGCGTTGCAATGGCATCAGGATGGGCTGGCGCCCTATATCGTCTTCGAGGGACGCAGAGGTCATGGTGACACAGCGATCCAGATAGCGCAGGACTGGCTTTCCAGCCATTTCTCCGTCGCCAATCCCATCGAGGAAATGTCCCGTCATGCCGGCCTGACAGAGCGCACTTTCAAACGCCGCTTCACCCAGGCGACCGGTGTCAGTCCGATCGCCTATGTTCAGC
Proteins encoded:
- a CDS encoding GH25 family lysozyme, yielding MRSTAVPAILVACLALAGCSSASGPESLAAGVTPKPSKEITASVTPPPAPVPQATVAAIDADDATPQTSLAWEAPVPESRAFSAVTPSATSQPGMPVPSDRPVEFAMAAAPAIEPPTRGRSRVYGYGFRDAKPINFGRTSPRKLAVHGVDVSRWQGEIDWETLRTRGANFAFIKATDGGDHLDPMFKTNWRRAKEAGIKRGAYHFFYWCRTAGEQADWFIRNVPRDPDALPPVIDVEWNGESSCKVKLSRARVLEKMQVFMEKIERHYGKRPIIYTAPDFYADNLEGAFQNYHFWLRAVAEHPSKVYPNRKWLFWQYSGSGLSHGVEGRIDLNVFRGSEEEWHRWVAGL
- a CDS encoding SelT/SelW/SelH family protein, with translation MTEKARVTILYCTQCNWLLRAAWMAQELLQTFTDSLGEVALIPGTGGNFEIRVNGDLIWERKRDGGFPGPKELKQRVRDIIEPDRDLGHTDRASLES
- a CDS encoding BA14K family protein gives rise to the protein MFDLRPALLAGLLAAVPLAGANAASPSLGPVNTQSTICDYRGCFGFGPQQWHRPAYVQPNYRPPNAAGPKYYQPPGQLPPRLTYDPPPVQRIQPSADNQTRHQQWCRNEYRSYNPRTDRFLTYQGIYKTCNSPYN
- the rfbF gene encoding glucose-1-phosphate cytidylyltransferase, with protein sequence MKVVILAGGLGSRLAEETSVRPKPLVEIGEKPILWHIMNIYAHHGLNDFIICAGYKGYMLKEYFVNLFLHHSDITVDLATNAIEYHKGSKPSWKVTIVDTGMNSMTGGRIRRVREHLNPDEPFCLTYGDGVADIDITSEIAFHRSHGLKATMCAVTPPGRFGATNIENDVVTAFIEKPKGDGQRINGGFFVLHPSVIDLIEGDDTIWEAGPMQWLTSNKQLAAFRHDGFWQPMDTLRERNQLEELWSSGKAPWKIWA
- a CDS encoding GlxA family transcriptional regulator; the protein is MQSGADRVASRSLHVSLVAIPEAVVSTLSGIFDVMNAFAVLPAASDVLAGRAPFKVEIVGTSAEPLELASRLPITVQRSISSLDHTDIIIVPSVLLPSGGWEKGRYPELVEWVRAMHARGAQICSACSGLFLLAETGLFDGMDATVHFGYAESFRTSFPQVPVHPERVLVVCGRREELISSGASMTWHDLVLYLIARHAGASAAQAIARFFALQWHQDGLAPYIVFEGRRGHGDTAIQIAQDWLSSHFSVANPIEEMSRHAGLTERTFKRRFTQATGVSPIAYVQRLRVEDAKRRLERTDTPVDEISWQVGYEEPAFFRRLFKRMTGLTPGSYRRRFRVPDYARPSKG
- a CDS encoding class I SAM-dependent methyltransferase, whose product is MDQIKNNTIDAAKLDLIVSRAIGDLSAGYGGVMVSIGHRLGLYKAMAKAGRISSHQLAAITGCAERYIREWLGSQVAGGYVIYDAASHSYELPAEHALVLAQDDSPVFMAAAWAIPASMWADEDKALDAFRTGAGIPWGDHDGRLYCGVASLYRNAYKASLVAEWLPALDGVIEKLKAGALVADVGCGHGHSTALMAEAFPSSRFRGFDSHQESLDEARQVVATAGGTERVTFETARADAYSGSDYDLICFFDCLRDMGDPLAVAKHAARTIARNGTVMLVEPYAKDGVDDSISPVARMYYAASTTICCAHAISDGGHIVLGAQAGEKRLAEIFRKAGFTRFRRAMATPFNLVLEARL